The region GCAGAGCATCCTAGCGCCGCGATGCGCCGCGTGGCTTCCGAACTGTCGCAGTGAAGCCGCTCACGAGCGGGCGCGGGCGTCAGTCGAGCGGCGCGTTGGACGCCGCATCGATCGCGGCTTGCAGGATCACCGCCGCAGCCTCGGCATCGATCCGTTCGGCGCGCTTGCGGCGGCTGACATCGAGGCCGATCATCGCGTCGTCCGCGCTCTTGGTCGACCAGCGCTCGTCCCACAGAAGGACCGGCAACGCGAAAGCTTCGGCCAGATTGCGGGCATAGGCGCGGCTCGCCTGCGCGCGCGGCCCTTCGCTGCCGTCCATGTTGCGCGGCAGGCCGAGCACGAAGCCACGGATGCCGCGCTCGTCCACCAGTTGGCGCAGCGCGTCGCGATCGCGGCCGAATTTGCCGCGCGGCAGCGTCTTCAGCGCGTTGGCGAAGCGCCAGCCCGCGTCGCAAACGGCGACGCCGATGGTCTTGGTGCCGAGGTCCAGCCCGATCAGCGCGCCCCCATCGGGCAGCGCCTCGGCCAGCCGCGCGGCGGATTCGCCTACGAGTTCGCTGCCGCCCATTCGCGCACCCGCGTCACGACGTCTTCCTGCAGGTTCCGCCAGAACAGCGGGATGTCGTAGACGTGGTAGTTCGCTCCGGGCAGCACCGCAGAACCCATTGCGGGCGGATCGCCGATCCGCAGGATGCCCTGTTCATCGCACCGCGCACCGACCGCACCCGCGACCAACTGGCCCGAGGCGAGATTTTCGTCGGGCACCAGCGTGCCCTTGTTGTCGTCGGCAGGGGCGGCGCTGTTCTGGAAGCCGGTGATCGGATTGACGCACAGGATCGGCGTATCGCCGCGGACCTCGCCGTCCAAACCGGGGGTATCCCTGAACCGGCTGAGAAGCTGGCTCGGATCGCCGTCGTCGGCGAAGCTCGCCCAGCTCAAGATGCAGCCCGCCTGATTGGGACGCTCGCAGCCGGGCAGGGGGAGGACGGGCAGGTCGTGATCGAGCGAGATCGGCCAGCCGACCGCGTAGACGGCGGCAATGCGGTTCTCGAGATCGCGGCCCTTCACCCGCTCCCGCAGCAGGCGCAGAAGGTGAAGCGATCCCTGGCTGTGGCCCGCAAGAACGATCGGCCGGTCCTCGTCGACGCTTTCGAGGAAATAGTCGAAGGCCTGCGCGACGTCGCGATAGGCGGAATCGATCGAGCGCTGGCCATCGGGTCTGGCGGTCACGAAGGCACCGACATGCGCCTGGCGATACTTGGGCGCCCAGATTTCGGCCGCCTGGTTGAAGGGGCTGGCGAGCCCGCGCAGGAACAGGTCGGCCCGCGCTTCGGCTTCCTCGTTGCCGAAATCGGCGTTCCAGTTGACCTCGCCGCCGTCGAAACGCGTGGGGATGTAGCTGGTCGGGTGGACGAAGAAGACCGCGAAGGGCGGGGCGTCTTTGATATCTTCGGAGGATGCGCGGTGCGATCCCGCCTCGCTGGCCTGTTCGACCAGCGTGCCTTCGTCCTCGCTGCGCGGCAGCGGGTTCTGCGTTTCCGCGATGGCGGGCTGGTAGCGCGAGGGGTCGTTGGTGCCGATGCCGGGGCGCGAATACCACATGTCCGGATCGTTGTAGGCGTTGTCCTCCAGCGGATCCTGCTCGACGAATTCGGTATCGGGCGTGAAGGTGAACTCGGTCACCTGGTCGGACCAGATGTTGAGCGCGAACATGCCCGCGATCACCAGCACGACCATCGTTGCGATGAAGTAGAGAAACGCGCGAACCATCTTTCCCCCTAGGTGTCGCTCACGATGTCTGTGCCTCGGGCAAGTTCGGCCGCCTGGGCCACTTCGTTGGCTTCGGACCGGCGAACCAGCGCCACTTTGATCATCGCCAGCAGCGGATCGGCCAGAAGCAGTCCGATGATGCCGAACAGGACGCCCATGATCAGCTGCGCGCCCAGCACCAGTGCAGGGGGCAGGTCCACGGTTTTGCGCGCGATCATGGGGATGACGACATAGCCGTCGAAGGTCTGCACCACGAAATAGACCGCGATTGCGGCGAGGCCGGTTTCCACGCCGACCGAGAAGCCGACGATCGCCATGAGAATGCCGGAGATCAGCGCGCCGAGGTTGGGAATGAAGGCCAGCAGGCCGGTCAGGATCCCGAGCAATGCCGCCATCGGCACGCCGAACAATTCGAGCGCGATCCAGGTGAACACGCCTTCGAAAAGCATGCCGACGACGCGGCCCGCCATCAGGCGGCGCATCGTATGCGCCATCTGCGCGAGCGTCTTGCGCAGTTCGCTGCGTTCGCCGCGCGGGGCCATCCATTCGACGCCGCGTTCGTAGAGGTTGGGTTCGAGCGCAATGTAGATGCCGATGACGAGGATGATCACGGTCGTGCCGAGGGCGCCCGCAATGCCGCCGATGGCGCGGGTGACGGTGCCGACGCCGGAAAGCACCTGATCGAGCATTGATTGCGCATCCGACAGCGAGACCGCCATGCCGTTCTGGCGGGCGAGGCTGACCAGCTCGTTGAGCTGCGCCTCGACAATGGCGGGCAGGGTCGCCGCCTGTTCGGTGACCTGCTGGCCGGCGAAGTAGCCGAGCCAGATGAGGAAGGCGATGGCCCCCAGCAGCACCATGGCGATCCGCGCGGGGCGCGGCAGCCCGATATAGCGTCCAATCAGTCGCGATCCGCCATCGACGAGCGAGGCGAAAACCAGTGCGGCGAAGATCACCAGCAACGCCTGTGAGATATAGATCGCGAGCGCGACGAGGCCGATCACGCTGACCCAGATCAGCGCCTTGCCGACCTCCTGGCGCAGCAGGGGGTTGGAGATGTAGGCGGGGCTTGCGGTATCCCACTCGTCGCGCTCGGGCGAGATAGCGGGGCCGACGCCCGGCAGCGGGTAGTTCGCCGGGTCGGCGGTGCTTGCCTGATCGGGAGTGTCGCCTGTGTCCTGCATGGCCAAGCGATCAGGTCGCGTCGCTGGCGGTGGGGGAGGCCTGCACCGCGGCATCCTCCGAATGCGTCGGGCGCAGCGTGCTGAAGGCACGGTCGCCGCGCATCGCGCCGAACCAGCTGAACGGGTTCCAGGTGGCGCTGCCGTCGAGCGAGAAGGTGATGAATTCCGCGCGCCCGCCGATATTGGTCAGCGGGACCGGCCCGCCGAGGCCCTGGCGAGCCACCGAGGCGCGGCTGTCGGCCGAATAGTCGCGGTTGTCGCCCATCACGAAGACCGCGTCGTCGGGGACGAGGATCTCGTCGTAATTGTCGAGCGGCTGATCGGGCAGGGCCTCGATGATGAGGTAGCTGACGCCGTTGGGCATGGTCTCGCGCATGACCGGCACCTTGCACTTCTGCGTGCCGTCGGGCCCTTCGACCACCTGGAACTCCGGCTCGAGGCAGGGCGTGTTGAGGTCGAGCGGCAGCAGCATGTCGGGCTCCACTTCCTGGCGGACGGGCTGGCCGTTCAGGATGATCTGGCCGTCGCGCACCGCGATCCTGTCACCCGGCAGGCCGACGACGCGTTTGATGTAGTCCTCGTTGCGCTGCGGGTGCACCGGAATCACGATATCGCCGTATTCGGGCGTGCCGCCGAACAGGCGCCAGTCGCCGCGCGGCAGCAGGTGGAAGGTGATCGAGGACCAGTTGTAGCCGTAGGGATAGCGGGTGACGATCAGGTGGTCGCCCACCAGCAGGTTGGGCATCATGCTGGTCGACGGGATGAAGAACGGCTTGGCGACGAAACTGTGGAATGCCAGCACGGCGAGGATCATCAGCGCCAGCCCGCGCACTTCGGCGAACCAGTTGATGGAGTCTTTTTCGCCGTCGGTCTTTGCGGTGTCGGTATCGCTCATGCCGGAAACATTGCTCATAGGGGAAAGGCCTCGATAATCACGAAGGCCTGCGCCCATGGGTGATCGTCGGTGAGGGTAAGGTGAACGTGGGCCACATGCCCCTCCGGCGTGATTTGCGCAAGCGCCTTGGCGGCACCGTGTGCCAGTTCGAGAGTGGGCGCGCCGCTGGGGGCGTTAACCACGCCGATATCCTTCATGTAGACGCCGCGCTGGAAACCGGTGCCGACCGCCTTGCTAAAGGCCTCCTTCGCGGCAAACCGCTTGGCGTAGGTGCCCGCAATGGTGAAGGGCCGCCGCCGCGCCTTGGCGCGCTCGGTTTCGGTGAAGACGCGGTTCTCGAACCGCTCGCCATAACGGTCGAGCGAGTTCTGGATGCGCTCGATATTGCACAGGTCGGAGCCGAGGCCGATGATCATAGTCGTCCAAACATCGTAAGCGCAAAGAATGTGACAGCGAGAATATTCAACACAGTCATCATCCATAGGCCAAGAACACGCCATCTGGTGAAGCTGATCGCAAGGCCGAGGCCGATTCCAGCAGAGAATATGCTAGGCGTGGTAAAGTCATTGAAATAGGACGCTGAAGCGAGAGAGATCAGGAGCACAATAGCTGCAATTGGGAGGTTAAACGCGAGAAAGCACCCTCGGTCGGTGAATTCTTCCAGTCGCTTGCTAAAGCTCACCGCGCTTCGTCCATCAGCTCGCGCATCCGGCGGATCGCGGACTCGAGCCCTGTGAAGATCGCCTCGCCCACGAGATAATGACCGATATTGAGCTCGGCGACCTGCGGGATCGCGGCGATCGGCTGCACGTTGTCGAAGGTCAGGCCGTGGCCCGCATGGGGTTCGATCCCGTTCTTCGCTGCCAGTGCCGCCATGTCCGCGATCCTCTTCAATTCCACCGCGCGCGCCTCGCCGGTTGCATGCGCATATTCGCCGGTGTGGAACTCTACCACGGGCGCGCCTAGGCGCATGGCCGCTTCGAGCTGTGCCGGATGGGCTTCGATGAACAGCGAGACGCGAATCCCTGCGTCCTTCAGCTCGGTCACGATCGGCGCGAGCTGGTTGTGCAGGCCCGCCGCGTCGAGCCCGCCCTCGGTCGTACGCTCCTCGCGCTTTTCGGGGACGATGCAGGCGGCGTGCGGCTGATGGCGCAGCGCGATCTTCAGCATTTCCTCGGTCGCTGCCATTTCGAGGTTGAGCGGCAGGTCGGTCGCATCCTGAATACGCTTGAGATCGTCGTCGCGGATATGGCGGCGGTCTTCGCGCAGGTGCGCGGTGATCCCGTCGCCGCCCACCGCCGCGACGATTTCCGCCGCGCGGACGGGATCGGGATGATCGCCGCCGCGCGCGTTCCTGATGGTTGCGACATGGTCGATATTGACGCCGAGGCGGAGCTTGTTGTCTGTCATGCAGGCTCCTGCTCGCACGCCGCGAGGCTCAGCATGTCGTGCGAGAAACCCGCGCCCTGCCAGACCTCGCCGAAATCGAAATCACCTTCGCCTTGGTCGGTGAAGATGGAGAGAGCGACGCCGACCATGGGCAGGATGAAATTGCGCACCTGCACACCGCCGATCGCGCCCCGACGCTCGACGACCCGTACCGGAGCTTCGCAGCCTTTCAGTGGCACTTCGAACACCCATTGGCCGAGCGCCATGTAGCCGAGGTCCGGCTGGCCGTTCCACATGGCCTCCAGGGCATCGGGGCCGAGCAACTTGCCGCTGAGCAGGGCCAGATCGAACTTCACCATGTCGGCAGGCGTGCCGTAGAGCGCGCCGCTGGCCCCATATTGCGCCAGGTCCTGCGCGGCTTCGGGCGCGCCTGCCGAAAAGCCCGGGACCGTCGGCTCGGATGCGGGAAAAGCGCCGAGGGTGGAGATGCCGGCGGGCTCGGCGATCCGCTTCGCCACGAGCTCGCGCCAGGGCTGCCCGGCCACCCGTTCGAGCAGCGCGCCCAGCACGATATAATCGCAGTTGTTGTAAGACCATTCGCCGCCTGGCTGCCCGGTCGGCGCTCCGGCGCAGTAGGTCAGCGGGTCGATGCCCGAATCCGGGCGGTAGAACGCGGGGATCTCTTCGTCGTCCGCTGCAGTGCTGGGGTTGGGAAACCCGCTCTGGTGGCGCAAGACTTGCTCCACCGTCGCAGTGCCTGCGTTGGCCGAGGCGAAATCGGGCAGGTAGCGGGAAATCGGCTGGCCAAGATCGATGGTGCCCGCATCGACCTGCTGCATTAAGAGGGTGGCAACGACCTGCTTGGTGACAGAGGCCCAGCGCCATTTCTGCCCGGCTGTGCGCTGGGTCCCGTCCGCATTCTGTGCTGCAGATACGATGACCGGCGATTGGAAATACACGTGCCCGATGGCCATTTCGCCGCTGAAACCTGTGTCGCGCGCAATGTCGCGCCAGCCTGTCACGACGGCGGCGACGCGCTGGTCGGCGATGCGCACATCCTCGGGCACCGGACGCGGGTTGGCAGGGGCGGGGGCCGGTATCAGCCGCGGCGCCGGCTGCTCCTGCGCGTGGGCGGGGGCTGCAAGGCAGGCGGTTGCAGCCAGCGCGAGGAGGACCCGTCTCACTTCTTCCGGCTCCCCGGCTTGGTGACGGGCACCGCGGCCAGATCAGCCGGGACGTCGCCATCCGCATAGGTCGGGAACGACAGCTGGATCAGCGGGTAGAACGGCACGCCGAGCTCCGCCTCGCCCGATGACCGGTCGACGAGAGCGGCCTCTGCAATCACCTCGCCACCTTCGCGCTCGACCGCCTCGATCGCCTCGCGGCTCGACTTGCCGGTGGTGACGACGTCTTCCACCATCAGCACCTTCGCGCCCTTTTCCAGCGCGAAACCGCGCCGCAGCTCGAACGTGCCTTCGGGGCGTTCGAGGAAGATCGCGTTCTTGCCCAACGCGCGGCCCATCTCGTGCCCGATGATGAGGCCGCCCATCGCCGGGCTGACCACGACATCGATCTTGTTGCGGATGTCGCGCGGGATCTTCTGGCTGAGCGCGAAGGCCATGCGGCTCGCACGTTCGGGGTCCATCAGCACCCGCGCGCATTGCAGGTAATGGGCCGAATGGCGGCCCGAGCTGAGCAGGAAATGCCCTTCGAGCAGGGCATCGCATCCGCGCAACTCGCCGATGATTTCTTCTTCGGTCATGTCCGGTCAGGCTCCGTTTGGCCGGTTGGGGCTGGCTCGTTTGTCGATGGAGACCGCGTTGTCCATAGTTTTTGCCCGTGACCGGGTCCCTGCGCGCTCCTGTTCCAGCTCATCATAGCCGTGCCCTCATGCCAGATGCTTCGAAAATCCGGAAAAGGTCTTGCGCCTAACGCATTGGACGACCCGTGAATTACGGGATAGAGGCGCTTGAGAGTCGCGGCAAGCGCGCCTATAGCGCGAGCCCAATTCAGGTGCAGACAGCCGTTCCCGGCGGTTTTGCGCGAATTTCTTCCGCTTCGAAGGAAAGCAGACCGACAATGCCAATTGCCGCCACCATCCGCGATATCCGCCATCTCGTCCTCGGGCTGCTCGCCCTTGCAGGTCTGATGCTGGCCTCGCAGAGCGCATTTGCCGCCGCTCCCGACGTTGCCGCGCCGGAGACTGCGGCCGAAGCTTCGGGCGAAGCGGCCGCGGATGGCGAGGCCGCAACCGACAAGGCTGCTGCCGATGCGGAAGGCTCCTACGAGCATCTCGGGCCGGAATGGATCAAGGGCCAGCCGACCTCCTTCGAAGACGATCCCTGGAAAAGCACGCAGTTCCAGGACCAGTACACCGACAACGGCAATTACGCGAAGTGGATGAACACCTATATCCTGACGCCAGTGATCGTCGTCATCAGCGCGTTCGTGTTCTTCCTGCTGCTGGTCGTGGTGGTCCGCTATCGCCGCCGCGAGGGGCGCGAACCTTCGCGCACCACGCACAACACGCTGGTCGAAGTCGTCTGGACGATCGTGCCCGTGCTGATCCTGATTGCGATCGCC is a window of Alteriqipengyuania lutimaris DNA encoding:
- the pyrE gene encoding orotate phosphoribosyltransferase: MTEEEIIGELRGCDALLEGHFLLSSGRHSAHYLQCARVLMDPERASRMAFALSQKIPRDIRNKIDVVVSPAMGGLIIGHEMGRALGKNAIFLERPEGTFELRRGFALEKGAKVLMVEDVVTTGKSSREAIEAVEREGGEVIAEAALVDRSSGEAELGVPFYPLIQLSFPTYADGDVPADLAAVPVTKPGSRKK
- the acpS gene encoding holo-ACP synthase; this translates as MIIGLGSDLCNIERIQNSLDRYGERFENRVFTETERAKARRRPFTIAGTYAKRFAAKEAFSKAVGTGFQRGVYMKDIGVVNAPSGAPTLELAHGAAKALAQITPEGHVAHVHLTLTDDHPWAQAFVIIEAFPL
- the ruvX gene encoding Holliday junction resolvase RuvX — its product is MGGSELVGESAARLAEALPDGGALIGLDLGTKTIGVAVCDAGWRFANALKTLPRGKFGRDRDALRQLVDERGIRGFVLGLPRNMDGSEGPRAQASRAYARNLAEAFALPVLLWDERWSTKSADDAMIGLDVSRRKRAERIDAEAAAVILQAAIDAASNAPLD
- a CDS encoding pyridoxine 5'-phosphate synthase — translated: MTDNKLRLGVNIDHVATIRNARGGDHPDPVRAAEIVAAVGGDGITAHLREDRRHIRDDDLKRIQDATDLPLNLEMAATEEMLKIALRHQPHAACIVPEKREERTTEGGLDAAGLHNQLAPIVTELKDAGIRVSLFIEAHPAQLEAAMRLGAPVVEFHTGEYAHATGEARAVELKRIADMAALAAKNGIEPHAGHGLTFDNVQPIAAIPQVAELNIGHYLVGEAIFTGLESAIRRMRELMDEAR
- a CDS encoding serine hydrolase domain-containing protein, which encodes MRRVLLALAATACLAAPAHAQEQPAPRLIPAPAPANPRPVPEDVRIADQRVAAVVTGWRDIARDTGFSGEMAIGHVYFQSPVIVSAAQNADGTQRTAGQKWRWASVTKQVVATLLMQQVDAGTIDLGQPISRYLPDFASANAGTATVEQVLRHQSGFPNPSTAADDEEIPAFYRPDSGIDPLTYCAGAPTGQPGGEWSYNNCDYIVLGALLERVAGQPWRELVAKRIAEPAGISTLGAFPASEPTVPGFSAGAPEAAQDLAQYGASGALYGTPADMVKFDLALLSGKLLGPDALEAMWNGQPDLGYMALGQWVFEVPLKGCEAPVRVVERRGAIGGVQVRNFILPMVGVALSIFTDQGEGDFDFGEVWQGAGFSHDMLSLAACEQEPA
- a CDS encoding DUF3089 domain-containing protein, coding for MVRAFLYFIATMVVLVIAGMFALNIWSDQVTEFTFTPDTEFVEQDPLEDNAYNDPDMWYSRPGIGTNDPSRYQPAIAETQNPLPRSEDEGTLVEQASEAGSHRASSEDIKDAPPFAVFFVHPTSYIPTRFDGGEVNWNADFGNEEAEARADLFLRGLASPFNQAAEIWAPKYRQAHVGAFVTARPDGQRSIDSAYRDVAQAFDYFLESVDEDRPIVLAGHSQGSLHLLRLLRERVKGRDLENRIAAVYAVGWPISLDHDLPVLPLPGCERPNQAGCILSWASFADDGDPSQLLSRFRDTPGLDGEVRGDTPILCVNPITGFQNSAAPADDNKGTLVPDENLASGQLVAGAVGARCDEQGILRIGDPPAMGSAVLPGANYHVYDIPLFWRNLQEDVVTRVREWAAANS
- a CDS encoding AI-2E family transporter, whose protein sequence is MQDTGDTPDQASTADPANYPLPGVGPAISPERDEWDTASPAYISNPLLRQEVGKALIWVSVIGLVALAIYISQALLVIFAALVFASLVDGGSRLIGRYIGLPRPARIAMVLLGAIAFLIWLGYFAGQQVTEQAATLPAIVEAQLNELVSLARQNGMAVSLSDAQSMLDQVLSGVGTVTRAIGGIAGALGTTVIILVIGIYIALEPNLYERGVEWMAPRGERSELRKTLAQMAHTMRRLMAGRVVGMLFEGVFTWIALELFGVPMAALLGILTGLLAFIPNLGALISGILMAIVGFSVGVETGLAAIAVYFVVQTFDGYVVIPMIARKTVDLPPALVLGAQLIMGVLFGIIGLLLADPLLAMIKVALVRRSEANEVAQAAELARGTDIVSDT
- the lepB gene encoding signal peptidase I encodes the protein MSNVSGMSDTDTAKTDGEKDSINWFAEVRGLALMILAVLAFHSFVAKPFFIPSTSMMPNLLVGDHLIVTRYPYGYNWSSITFHLLPRGDWRLFGGTPEYGDIVIPVHPQRNEDYIKRVVGLPGDRIAVRDGQIILNGQPVRQEVEPDMLLPLDLNTPCLEPEFQVVEGPDGTQKCKVPVMRETMPNGVSYLIIEALPDQPLDNYDEILVPDDAVFVMGDNRDYSADSRASVARQGLGGPVPLTNIGGRAEFITFSLDGSATWNPFSWFGAMRGDRAFSTLRPTHSEDAAVQASPTASDAT